A stretch of the Bacillus sp. FJAT-18017 genome encodes the following:
- a CDS encoding amidohydrolase, with protein MRTLIKNAWILTINEQMEQFQNGYLVVDGETFADVGAMDSLPEDIPYDQCFDAKSAILLPGMVNTHTHIGMIPFRSLGDDYPDRLRRFLFPLENECMNEQLAYTSGRYAIAEMQLAGVTTFFDMYYFEHHLAVAAEEMNSRALLAETVLDSITVDVPEPMGGLEYAEQFIPKWQGNSRITASVAPHAPYSNTIEVLQKAGRLSQQYNVPWMMHVSEMDFEMEKYREERGQTPIEFLEEIGVLSPRLVAAHCIHLSDHDIELLKKYDVKVAHCIGANTKSAKGVARVRDLLSAGITVGLGTDGPSSGNTLDLFSQMRLFANFHKTYLKDRSAFPAEEIVKLATMGGAEVLGLEEKIGSIETGKQADFILIETDSVNMFPIFDPYSALVYSANASNVRDVFIGGKQVVADKKLVEFDVAELRAELAGAMEECGFRKKALEAMEG; from the coding sequence GTGAGAACACTCATCAAAAATGCCTGGATTTTAACGATAAATGAACAAATGGAGCAATTTCAAAATGGCTATTTAGTAGTGGACGGGGAAACCTTTGCTGATGTTGGCGCCATGGATTCATTGCCTGAGGATATCCCATACGACCAATGCTTTGATGCCAAAAGTGCTATTTTGCTGCCAGGTATGGTCAATACACATACACATATTGGCATGATTCCCTTCCGTTCTTTAGGTGATGACTATCCAGATCGGTTGCGCCGTTTTTTATTTCCATTAGAAAATGAATGTATGAACGAACAATTAGCCTACACGAGTGGAAGATATGCGATTGCTGAAATGCAGCTTGCCGGTGTAACGACCTTCTTTGATATGTATTATTTTGAGCATCACTTGGCGGTTGCAGCAGAGGAAATGAATAGCCGTGCTCTTTTAGCAGAAACGGTTCTCGATTCAATAACGGTAGATGTCCCGGAGCCAATGGGCGGATTGGAATACGCTGAACAGTTTATCCCGAAGTGGCAAGGAAATAGCAGAATCACTGCATCAGTAGCACCGCATGCACCCTATTCGAATACCATTGAAGTGCTTCAAAAAGCCGGACGTTTGTCTCAACAATACAATGTGCCGTGGATGATGCATGTGAGTGAAATGGATTTCGAGATGGAAAAATACCGTGAAGAACGCGGTCAAACTCCAATAGAATTTTTAGAGGAGATCGGCGTCTTGAGCCCAAGGCTCGTTGCTGCACACTGTATTCATTTGTCAGACCATGATATTGAGCTGTTAAAGAAATATGATGTGAAAGTGGCTCATTGTATCGGGGCTAATACGAAATCTGCCAAAGGAGTAGCTCGTGTCCGAGATTTGTTATCTGCTGGTATAACGGTCGGCTTGGGAACAGATGGCCCAAGCAGCGGCAATACACTGGATTTATTCAGCCAAATGAGATTGTTTGCCAACTTCCATAAAACATATTTAAAGGACCGCAGTGCATTTCCAGCAGAAGAAATTGTCAAGTTAGCGACAATGGGTGGGGCGGAGGTTTTAGGCCTGGAGGAGAAAATCGGCTCAATCGAAACAGGAAAACAGGCTGATTTCATCTTGATAGAAACTGACTCAGTAAATATGTTCCCTATATTTGACCCGTATTCTGCGTTAGTGTACTCAGCCAATGCTTCAAATGTAAGAGACGTATTCATCGGTGGTAAGCAGGTAGTTGCAGATAAAAAACTAGTTGAATTTGATGTAGCAGAATTAAGAGCAGAGCTTGCTGGGGCTATGGAAGAATGCGGATTTAGGAAAAAAGCATTGGAGGCGATGGAGGGGTAG
- a CDS encoding ABC transporter substrate-binding protein encodes MMKKKLGLVSSVLVTASILAACGGGESASNKEQKTLIVSTFGLEEDKMQEDVFKPFEEKHNVDIVLELGTSSERITKLKSNPNSTVDVIELSQSNAADGAEAGLFEKMDSSKVPNMDNLIESAKELSADGSGPAYTLNSIGIIYNKEAAGMEIKEWEDLWDPSLKGKISIPDIASTFGPAMLHLASDHKNVDITTDKGEAAFKGITELAPNVVKTYSKSSDLANMFQSGEIVAAVVGDFAVPIISESNPNVDYIVPQSGTYANFNTINVNKNSKNKDLAYKYIDWRLSQEVQEKTAVSINEAPTNKEVVLDGETAKNKTYGEVAERTKMIDSKFVNENLESWINQWNRILNK; translated from the coding sequence ATGATGAAGAAAAAATTAGGTTTGGTAAGTTCAGTTTTAGTAACCGCTAGTATATTGGCTGCTTGTGGCGGTGGTGAAAGTGCTTCTAATAAAGAACAGAAAACCTTGATCGTTTCAACGTTTGGTTTGGAAGAAGATAAAATGCAGGAAGATGTCTTCAAGCCGTTTGAAGAAAAACATAATGTAGACATTGTGTTGGAATTGGGTACAAGCTCAGAACGTATTACAAAACTAAAAAGCAACCCAAACTCAACGGTTGATGTTATTGAACTATCTCAATCCAATGCGGCTGATGGAGCAGAGGCAGGCTTATTTGAAAAAATGGATAGCTCAAAAGTACCAAACATGGATAACTTAATCGAAAGCGCGAAAGAATTATCTGCAGATGGTTCTGGCCCTGCTTACACGTTGAACAGTATTGGGATTATTTATAATAAAGAGGCAGCAGGCATGGAAATCAAGGAATGGGAAGATCTTTGGGATCCATCTTTGAAAGGGAAAATCTCTATTCCGGACATTGCTTCAACATTTGGCCCAGCAATGCTTCATTTAGCAAGTGATCATAAGAATGTCGACATTACAACCGATAAGGGAGAAGCAGCCTTTAAAGGGATTACTGAATTAGCCCCAAATGTTGTAAAAACGTATAGCAAATCGTCTGATCTAGCAAACATGTTCCAATCTGGTGAAATTGTCGCAGCTGTTGTAGGTGACTTTGCTGTTCCGATTATTTCTGAATCAAATCCAAATGTTGACTATATCGTCCCACAATCCGGAACATACGCAAACTTCAACACAATCAACGTCAACAAAAACTCTAAAAATAAAGATTTGGCTTATAAATATATTGACTGGAGACTGAGCCAGGAAGTACAGGAAAAAACGGCTGTGTCTATCAACGAAGCACCAACGAATAAAGAAGTTGTGTTAGACGGAGAAACGGCAAAGAACAAAACGTATGGCGAAGTAGCAGAACGCACTAAAATGATTGATTCAAAATTCGTAAATGAAAACCTTGAATCCTGGATTAATCAGTGGAATAGAATTCTCAATAAATAA
- a CDS encoding PucR family transcriptional regulator — protein sequence MTVKDILALESFKGVKIIAGEAGLHRRVNNVYFMEVPDIYAFIDQNGFLLTTLYPIAHDKIALESFLPKLVELEISGLGIKIGRYIDEIPQLMIDQANELGLPVLLLADNANLSLLSNGILETLLDKKNTMLEFRDDVHNKLISLLLEGADLEKLVFTLSEIIKAPVLLINEVNELITSSIKIQQFRIQGTGGNGTFYSSQRSFTIQINDRELAVDDYITNSIIAGRDCLGYFIALPSSGNDLSNIKVALEQASLLSAFLFQKEQAVLQRERSHLDSFVRDILNQKIKSQIKVIQKSKIFKWDFDFPVVLLNIEELSQDDNRKKQFYSQMKDLEMVERIISEKLDLPIQKCKVVHYDDGLICFISVVFENKKDERIKAACESLLKYYQSKYTLGISVSRMVERLPDLKAAYEETKVATRVFKVLNQHQPFIKSYQELGVYKLIHLIDDRASLEEYVNSKLGVLVNLHDSDMVEMLSCLIKNNFNLQKTSKELFIHYNTLRYRIDKLRESGIDFNNGFDLAELALAYKINMYLTMAEE from the coding sequence GTGACAGTAAAGGATATTCTGGCCCTGGAGAGCTTCAAAGGAGTTAAGATTATTGCTGGTGAAGCAGGGTTGCACAGAAGAGTGAACAATGTCTATTTCATGGAAGTGCCGGACATTTATGCATTTATCGATCAGAATGGTTTTTTACTAACGACTTTATATCCAATTGCGCATGATAAAATTGCGTTGGAGAGTTTCCTGCCTAAATTGGTCGAACTGGAGATTTCTGGATTGGGAATTAAAATAGGTAGATACATAGATGAAATTCCTCAGCTTATGATTGACCAGGCTAACGAATTGGGCCTTCCTGTTTTGCTTTTGGCTGATAATGCAAATCTGTCCCTATTAAGCAATGGCATCCTAGAAACCCTTCTGGACAAAAAGAATACGATGCTGGAATTCAGGGATGACGTCCATAATAAGCTGATTAGTTTATTGCTCGAAGGTGCGGATTTAGAGAAGCTCGTTTTCACCCTTTCTGAAATAATTAAAGCTCCGGTCCTTTTAATCAATGAAGTCAATGAATTAATTACCAGTTCGATAAAAATTCAGCAATTCAGAATTCAGGGTACTGGCGGGAATGGAACGTTCTACAGCAGCCAGCGGTCTTTTACCATCCAGATTAATGATAGGGAATTGGCAGTAGATGATTATATTACAAACTCCATCATTGCCGGGCGTGATTGTTTAGGCTATTTTATTGCTTTGCCATCTTCCGGGAACGATCTCTCAAATATCAAAGTGGCACTGGAACAGGCCTCCCTCCTGTCAGCCTTCTTATTCCAGAAGGAGCAGGCGGTATTGCAGAGGGAAAGAAGTCATCTTGATTCCTTTGTACGGGATATATTGAACCAAAAGATTAAATCACAGATTAAAGTTATTCAAAAGTCAAAAATTTTCAAGTGGGATTTTGATTTTCCTGTCGTTCTCCTGAATATTGAAGAGCTGAGCCAGGATGATAACAGGAAAAAACAGTTTTATAGCCAGATGAAGGATTTGGAAATGGTGGAGCGGATTATATCCGAAAAACTAGACCTCCCGATTCAAAAATGCAAAGTGGTCCACTATGATGATGGTCTGATTTGCTTTATCAGTGTGGTGTTTGAAAATAAGAAAGATGAACGGATTAAGGCGGCATGCGAAAGCCTGTTGAAATATTATCAATCCAAATATACTTTAGGCATTTCAGTTTCAAGGATGGTAGAAAGGCTGCCTGATTTAAAGGCTGCTTATGAAGAGACCAAGGTTGCTACAAGAGTGTTCAAGGTCCTTAATCAGCATCAGCCGTTTATTAAAAGCTATCAGGAGCTGGGTGTATACAAACTCATCCATCTCATCGATGACCGCGCATCTCTGGAAGAATATGTGAATTCGAAGCTGGGAGTGCTTGTAAATTTGCACGATTCGGACATGGTGGAGATGCTTTCATGTTTGATTAAGAATAACTTCAACCTGCAAAAAACATCCAAAGAATTATTCATTCATTACAATACCCTAAGATACAGGATTGATAAGTTACGAGAATCGGGGATTGATTTTAACAATGGGTTCGACTTGGCCGAATTGGCCCTTGCCTATAAAATTAATATGTATTTAACAATGGCCGAGGAGTGA
- a CDS encoding ABC transporter ATP-binding protein: MSYVELKDIRVSYDNQINILKDLNLSIEKGELVSLLGPSGCGKTTTLRVIAGLIQPNDGEFLVDNQNLTKVPVHKRGFGMVFQSYALFPHLTIKENVQFGLKLRKEKKDAIHKKVKDILAITGLEELGDRYPKQLSGGQRQRVALARALVIEPKLLLLDEPLSNLDAKLRVAMRIEIKRIQSQLGITSVFVTHDQEECFSISDKVAVMNKGIIEQFDTPEEIYKNPKTEFVARFIGFENFFDLTQLEDDTYKAVDGTVFLSTRKWETGKRTGTIRPDDIDIVASTESNTNNTVSGTIKVRTFLGKSYQYEVETPIGALLVNEADDVIYQVGDSITLSIPAHKLIVV, encoded by the coding sequence ATGTCCTATGTTGAATTAAAAGATATTCGTGTAAGTTATGATAACCAGATCAACATATTAAAGGATTTAAATTTATCAATAGAAAAAGGCGAATTGGTTTCCTTATTAGGACCATCTGGCTGCGGGAAAACAACCACTTTACGTGTGATTGCAGGTTTGATTCAACCAAATGATGGTGAATTCCTAGTTGACAATCAAAACCTGACAAAGGTTCCTGTGCATAAGCGTGGATTTGGCATGGTATTTCAAAGCTATGCATTGTTTCCTCATCTAACCATTAAGGAAAATGTTCAGTTCGGCTTGAAATTACGCAAAGAAAAAAAAGATGCGATTCATAAAAAGGTAAAAGATATATTAGCCATAACAGGCCTGGAAGAGTTGGGTGACCGTTATCCAAAACAACTTTCAGGTGGTCAAAGACAGCGTGTGGCTTTAGCGCGTGCTCTCGTTATTGAACCTAAATTATTATTATTGGATGAGCCATTAAGTAATCTGGATGCCAAGTTGCGTGTGGCAATGCGGATTGAAATTAAACGCATCCAAAGTCAATTAGGGATTACCTCTGTGTTTGTCACGCATGACCAAGAGGAATGTTTCTCTATCTCAGACAAAGTCGCTGTCATGAATAAAGGGATTATCGAACAGTTCGACACCCCTGAAGAGATTTATAAAAATCCAAAAACGGAGTTCGTTGCTCGCTTTATAGGCTTTGAGAATTTCTTTGACCTGACTCAGTTGGAAGATGATACGTACAAAGCGGTTGATGGAACGGTTTTCTTAAGTACCCGTAAGTGGGAAACTGGAAAACGTACCGGAACCATCCGTCCGGACGACATCGATATTGTAGCAAGCACTGAATCGAACACAAATAATACCGTATCCGGGACAATCAAAGTCCGCACCTTCTTAGGAAAGTCCTATCAATATGAAGTTGAAACCCCTATTGGGGCATTACTTGTAAATGAAGCGGATGATGTCATCTATCAAGTTGGAGATTCTATTACCCTATCGATTCCAGCTCATAAACTTATCGTTGTCTAA
- a CDS encoding ABC transporter permease gives MRKKIGLKIFAGLVFAFLFVPLLIIVITSFGTNSTIQFPIQGFTLDWYSKVFSNEAFMDSFLLSLQIAFYGTVLALLVGIPAAYSLARHNVFGRSWIKSFFLSPTIVPGLVVGYSLYQFIVIRFQFPVIQGLLLGHFLICLPYVIRVVGSAIEQLDTSIEEVSWTLGCTKLQTFSKVVLPNITSGIFASFMLAFINSFNNIPVSQFLSGPGVTMLPTSLMNYIEYNYDPSVSALSVILMLGTIVLMYIIEKTLGLASIS, from the coding sequence GTGCGTAAGAAAATCGGCTTAAAAATCTTTGCAGGTTTGGTATTTGCGTTTCTATTTGTTCCATTACTAATTATTGTAATAACCTCGTTTGGAACGAATTCAACGATTCAATTCCCAATTCAAGGGTTTACTCTTGATTGGTACAGCAAGGTATTTAGCAATGAAGCCTTTATGGACAGTTTCCTTCTCAGTTTGCAAATCGCTTTTTATGGGACGGTTTTAGCACTGTTAGTTGGGATCCCTGCTGCATATTCGCTGGCGCGCCACAACGTATTTGGGCGTAGCTGGATTAAGAGCTTCTTTCTCTCACCGACAATTGTGCCTGGTCTGGTCGTTGGGTATTCATTGTATCAATTCATTGTGATACGATTCCAATTTCCGGTTATTCAAGGCTTGCTGCTGGGTCATTTCTTGATTTGTTTGCCTTATGTCATCCGTGTAGTAGGTTCGGCCATCGAGCAGCTGGATACTTCGATTGAAGAAGTGTCATGGACATTAGGCTGCACGAAATTACAAACATTTAGCAAAGTGGTATTGCCGAATATTACGTCAGGTATTTTTGCTTCCTTTATGCTGGCATTCATTAATTCTTTTAACAATATTCCAGTATCACAGTTTTTATCAGGCCCCGGGGTGACAATGCTGCCGACGAGCTTAATGAATTATATTGAATACAATTATGATCCATCTGTATCAGCATTATCGGTCATTTTAATGCTGGGCACAATCGTTCTGATGTACATTATTGAAAAGACATTAGGGTTAGCAAGTATTTCATAG
- a CDS encoding adenine deaminase C-terminal domain-containing protein: MQVDLVIKNAQVFNTFTKKFEAKNVSIIDDKFYYLKAGEFEDIEAAKVVDAKNQYMVPGLMDIHMHIESSMTSPSIFSGAALAHGVTTVVADAHEIANVFGMEGLEAFFSQPSTMDIFFAIPSSVPSTTPELETTGGFIGVEEVKRLLQHPKVIALGEAMNFNGIVNEPDSLIRQILHVVQTERPFMPLEGHIPRVSELDLAKFLYAGLTADHTHQSPESIYEKVSSGMFLELQKKSITTENIQVIVENQFYEYVAIITDDIMADDLLEGHLNANVRLAISCGMPAEQALYCATYTPARRMGFQDRGAIIPGFKADFMLLDDVKSMDIAAVYKDGKLVHEKGNEFRYPTEKPTFPEHFYQSLQCRPLTSEDLRIKVKASEKALVNVIQISEVGTFTEHVQREVRVVDGILDWENSGLALIIVMERYGKTGDIAYGFVENALTEKGAVATTWAHDHHNLMVMGTSAEDTVIAQNELLDMQGGYVVVQAGKVQAVCPLQVGGIISDAPIQELGAQLKEVRQAMVELGYRNSNEIMSFSTLSLPVSPIIKITDKGMMNVRSQVLIPLVEGEQM; the protein is encoded by the coding sequence ATGCAAGTCGATTTAGTAATAAAAAATGCCCAGGTTTTTAACACGTTTACAAAGAAGTTTGAAGCGAAAAATGTTTCTATTATTGATGATAAATTTTACTACTTGAAGGCTGGAGAGTTTGAGGATATAGAGGCTGCAAAAGTGGTGGATGCAAAAAATCAGTATATGGTTCCAGGATTAATGGATATCCATATGCATATTGAAAGCTCGATGACTTCACCTTCTATTTTTTCGGGTGCCGCCTTAGCACACGGAGTAACAACTGTTGTTGCTGACGCTCATGAGATTGCGAATGTTTTTGGGATGGAGGGTCTGGAGGCGTTCTTCTCCCAGCCTAGTACCATGGATATTTTCTTTGCGATTCCTTCTTCCGTCCCTTCAACTACGCCAGAACTGGAAACCACTGGGGGCTTTATTGGGGTTGAAGAAGTGAAAAGGCTCTTGCAGCATCCTAAAGTCATTGCGCTTGGGGAAGCGATGAACTTCAATGGAATTGTTAATGAACCCGATTCTTTGATTCGGCAAATCCTACATGTGGTTCAAACGGAGAGGCCATTTATGCCTTTGGAAGGCCATATCCCGCGCGTTTCTGAATTGGACTTGGCGAAATTTTTATATGCAGGCCTAACGGCTGACCATACCCACCAGTCGCCCGAATCGATTTATGAGAAAGTCTCGAGCGGGATGTTTTTGGAGCTGCAAAAGAAGTCGATTACAACGGAAAATATACAGGTGATTGTTGAAAATCAGTTTTATGAATATGTAGCCATCATTACCGACGATATTATGGCAGACGATTTACTCGAAGGGCACTTGAATGCAAATGTGCGTTTGGCGATTTCATGCGGAATGCCAGCAGAACAGGCACTATACTGCGCGACTTATACGCCTGCCAGAAGGATGGGATTCCAGGACCGCGGTGCGATAATCCCTGGCTTTAAAGCTGACTTCATGTTATTGGATGACGTTAAAAGCATGGACATTGCCGCGGTTTATAAGGATGGCAAATTGGTGCATGAAAAAGGAAATGAGTTCAGGTATCCAACTGAGAAACCTACTTTTCCTGAGCATTTTTATCAATCTCTCCAATGTCGTCCTTTAACATCAGAGGACTTGCGTATTAAGGTGAAAGCATCTGAAAAGGCCTTAGTCAACGTGATCCAAATTTCTGAAGTGGGCACATTTACTGAACATGTTCAGCGGGAAGTAAGAGTTGTCGATGGAATTTTGGATTGGGAGAATAGTGGGTTGGCCTTGATTATTGTAATGGAGCGCTATGGGAAAACCGGAGATATCGCCTATGGTTTTGTCGAAAATGCTCTAACAGAAAAAGGAGCCGTTGCCACAACTTGGGCTCATGATCATCATAATTTAATGGTAATGGGAACGAGTGCGGAAGATACCGTAATCGCACAAAACGAATTATTGGACATGCAGGGTGGATATGTCGTTGTACAGGCCGGAAAGGTACAAGCAGTTTGCCCATTACAGGTTGGCGGCATTATCAGCGATGCACCGATACAAGAACTGGGTGCACAATTAAAGGAAGTTCGCCAAGCAATGGTTGAGTTAGGATATCGCAACAGCAATGAAATCATGTCCTTCTCCACTTTATCGCTTCCAGTCTCGCCTATTATTAAAATTACCGACAAAGGAATGATGAATGTGCGTTCTCAAGTGCTCATCCCATTGGTAGAGGGGGAACAAATGTGA
- a CDS encoding nucleobase:cation symporter-2 family protein, whose protein sequence is MKKFVGIEEKPPIPSLFLFGIQHVLALFSGLVAVPLIVGAALNLPSDQITILVQGSLLTSGIGTLIQCLGLWKIGAKLPICMGSAFVFIAPSISVGSQYGIQAIMGAAMVCGVIAFVLSFFLGKLQKLIPPLVTGTVVCLIGIGLLPKGFNWLAGGSGELFGTSTSYLIGGLVLVLLIVTSQSKKGLISSFSVVISIAVGYIASAMFGILDLDHLAKAEWVAVPELFHFGMPTFSFSAIVTLFVAQMAAVLESIGNTYGTGAAVKKEITKKELTGAISVDGVMSVIAPIFNGFSLTCFAQNIGVINITRVASRYAVAAAGIVLVLLGLIPKFSAIIAGMPAPVLGGASMIMFGSIVTSGIAQLSESGKMGQREIIIFSTSLALGLGFGMAPEGALGQIPEDLALILHSGVAVGGFTAVLLNKLIPKEPASEAVEAK, encoded by the coding sequence ATGAAGAAGTTTGTCGGAATTGAAGAAAAACCGCCAATACCATCCCTTTTTTTATTCGGGATTCAGCATGTCCTGGCGTTATTTTCGGGCCTTGTTGCAGTCCCGTTGATTGTTGGTGCTGCCCTGAATCTGCCGAGTGACCAAATTACAATCCTGGTTCAAGGAAGTTTATTAACAAGTGGGATAGGAACCCTGATTCAATGTCTTGGTTTATGGAAAATCGGGGCGAAGCTGCCAATCTGCATGGGGTCCGCGTTTGTTTTTATAGCGCCTAGCATCAGTGTAGGTTCCCAGTATGGCATCCAGGCAATAATGGGAGCCGCTATGGTTTGCGGAGTCATCGCGTTCGTTTTAAGTTTCTTTTTGGGAAAGCTTCAAAAGCTCATCCCGCCTCTAGTGACAGGAACGGTCGTTTGCCTGATAGGCATCGGGCTGCTTCCAAAGGGTTTCAACTGGCTTGCTGGGGGCAGCGGGGAATTGTTTGGAACCTCCACCAGTTACCTGATTGGGGGCCTTGTTTTAGTATTGCTAATCGTTACTTCACAGTCGAAAAAAGGATTGATTTCTTCTTTTTCGGTTGTCATTTCCATCGCAGTTGGCTATATTGCTTCCGCCATGTTTGGAATCCTGGATTTGGACCACCTAGCAAAAGCAGAATGGGTAGCAGTACCTGAATTGTTTCACTTCGGGATGCCTACGTTTTCTTTCTCGGCCATTGTCACTTTATTCGTAGCACAAATGGCGGCAGTTCTTGAGAGTATTGGGAATACGTACGGTACAGGAGCTGCAGTGAAGAAAGAGATTACGAAGAAGGAATTGACGGGTGCCATCAGCGTTGACGGTGTTATGTCGGTCATAGCCCCAATCTTTAACGGCTTCTCGCTGACTTGTTTTGCTCAGAATATTGGTGTCATCAATATTACGAGAGTCGCCAGCCGATATGCGGTTGCCGCTGCCGGAATTGTCCTTGTTCTGCTTGGCCTGATCCCGAAGTTTTCGGCAATCATCGCAGGTATGCCCGCACCAGTATTAGGCGGGGCATCGATGATTATGTTCGGTTCGATTGTTACATCAGGGATTGCCCAATTGAGTGAATCAGGAAAGATGGGGCAGAGGGAAATTATCATATTTTCCACGTCCCTCGCACTTGGATTGGGCTTCGGTATGGCGCCTGAAGGAGCGCTAGGCCAAATTCCTGAAGATTTGGCACTCATCTTGCACTCTGGTGTCGCAGTGGGAGGCTTTACAGCTGTTTTGCTGAATAAGCTAATCCCTAAAGAGCCTGCCAGTGAAGCTGTCGAGGCGAAGTAG
- a CDS encoding ring-opening amidohydrolase, translating to MQKVDVFRVPTSSPDDIKGLQKLIDSGEINPNDIICVLGKTEGNGCVNDFTRGFATQSLSFYLAETLGLSVKEVQQKIAFIMSGGTEGIMSPHLTVFTKSEVDVVITGEKRLAAGIGFTRDFRPEEIGRMEQVLEVAETVKKAMADAKIESAEDVHFVQIKCPLLTAERIEEARSRGKDVSTNDTYKSMAYSRGASALGVALALGEVTEEQLSNEVICHDWDLYSGVASTSAGVELVKDEIIVIGNSTSSASELVIGHSVMKDAIDTEAVKEAMKGAGLEFQCCPSHAELEKIINVFAKAEAASYGTCRGRRNPMVDDSDINHTRSARAVVNAAIATLTKDPMVYVSGGAEHQGPDGGGPVAVIARA from the coding sequence ATGCAAAAAGTAGATGTATTCAGGGTTCCTACAAGTTCACCGGATGATATCAAAGGCCTGCAAAAGCTGATTGACAGCGGTGAAATCAATCCAAACGATATTATCTGTGTTCTTGGAAAAACAGAAGGGAATGGCTGTGTCAACGACTTTACACGCGGGTTTGCCACTCAATCACTGTCCTTTTACCTTGCTGAAACACTTGGCCTTTCTGTAAAGGAAGTACAGCAGAAGATTGCCTTTATCATGTCAGGCGGTACCGAAGGAATCATGTCGCCGCACCTGACAGTCTTCACGAAAAGTGAAGTGGACGTTGTCATTACAGGAGAAAAACGCCTGGCTGCAGGTATTGGATTTACACGGGATTTCCGTCCTGAAGAAATTGGCAGAATGGAGCAGGTGCTTGAGGTAGCAGAAACTGTCAAGAAAGCGATGGCTGATGCAAAGATTGAAAGTGCTGAGGATGTCCACTTTGTCCAAATCAAGTGCCCTCTGTTGACAGCGGAAAGAATCGAAGAGGCAAGAAGCCGCGGCAAGGATGTTTCCACAAACGATACGTATAAGTCAATGGCATACTCCCGCGGAGCATCTGCTCTGGGCGTCGCGCTCGCATTGGGTGAAGTGACCGAAGAACAGCTTTCCAATGAAGTTATATGCCATGACTGGGATCTCTATTCCGGCGTCGCTTCCACTTCTGCCGGTGTTGAACTCGTTAAAGACGAAATCATTGTTATAGGCAATTCAACCTCCTCCGCGAGCGAGTTGGTGATCGGACACTCTGTCATGAAGGATGCCATCGATACTGAAGCGGTAAAAGAAGCGATGAAGGGTGCGGGGCTAGAGTTCCAGTGCTGCCCGTCCCACGCAGAACTTGAGAAGATCATCAATGTGTTTGCTAAAGCCGAAGCAGCTTCCTATGGAACATGCAGGGGAAGAAGGAATCCGATGGTTGATGATTCAGATATTAATCATACAAGGTCAGCCCGTGCAGTTGTAAACGCAGCGATTGCGACCCTAACTAAAGACCCGATGGTATACGTGTCTGGTGGAGCCGAACACCAGGGTCCTGATGGCGGCGGACCTGTCGCTGTTATTGCAAGAGCATAG